From Drosophila subpulchrella strain 33 F10 #4 breed RU33 unplaced genomic scaffold, RU_Dsub_v1.1 Primary Assembly Seq354, whole genome shotgun sequence, the proteins below share one genomic window:
- the LOC119559876 gene encoding chitin synthase chs-2 isoform X3, translating into MSAMRHRPMAPPGQGAGAGTAGEHGDSDDNNFTDDESSPLTHDIYGGSQRTIQETKGWDVFRDPPIKIETGSTANQECLELTVKILKIFAYVITFIIVLTGGVIAKGTMLFMTSQVRKDKKMEYCNKDLGRDKSFVVRLPEEERVAWIWALLIAYALPEIGALIRSARICFFKTFKVPRTGHFLFVWLMESMSAVGMALLMFVVLPQIDAIQGAMLTNCLCVVPGIFGLLSRTSKEGKRFVKVIIDLAAVAAQVTGLVIWPLLENRRELWVIPVACVMISCGWWENYVSPQSPLGLVRALGRIKEEMKYTRYFCHIFLSIWKILLFFTVTLLIYWAQGEEPGNLFAMYGDAFGPHKIIVYELPAGLGGVLPDTLESANIDTVDVDAAYNTVVYVLLLQIFGAYLCYIFGKFACKILIQGFSYAFPVSLTVPLSVTFLIAACGIRIDDPCFFHDTIPDYLFFTSPSNFRFNNFVTEQMAWAWILWLLSQTWIALHIWTPKCERLATTEKLFVQPMYSSLLIDQSMALNRRRDDQADVKTEDLSEIEKEKGDEYYETISVHTDRSSAPNKPSIKSSDNITRIYSCATMWHETKDEMIEFLKSIMRMDEDQCARRVAQKYLRVLDPDYYEFETHIFFDDAFEISDHSDDDIQCNRFVKLLIATMDEAASEIHQTTIRLRPPKKYPTPYGGRLVWTLPGKTKFITHLKDKDRIRHRKRWSQVMYMYYLLGHRLMELPISVDRKDAIAENTYLLTLDGDIDFKPNAVTLLVDLMKKNKNLGAACGRIHPVGSGPMVWYQLFEYAIGHWLQKATEHMIGCVLCSPGCFSLFRGKALMDDNVMKKYTTRSDEARHYVQYDQGEDRWLCTLLLQRGYRVEYSAASDAYTHCPEGFNEFYNQRRRWVPSTIANIMDLLADAKRTIKINDNISLLYIFYQMMLMGGTILGPGTIFLMLVGAFVAAFRIDNWTSFHYNIVPILAFMFICFTCKSNIQLFVAQVLSTAYALIMMAVIVGTALQLGEDGIGSPSAIFLISMVGSFFIAACLHPQEFWCITCGLIYLLSIPSMYLLLILYSIINLNVVSWGTREVVAKKTKKELEAEKKAAEEAKKRVKQKSMLSFLQSGIGDNGDEEGSVEFSLAGLFRCIFCTHGKTSDEKQQLTSIAESLDTIKTRMDTIESAVDPHGHHASRHGRRRTTSSGSKDHHLLTSVAEKSGDESDESDSDTSAEPKQERDFLTNPYWIEDPDVRKGEVDFLSSTEIQFWKDLIDQYLYPIDNDPVEQVHISKEYLQLEPIGLVFVFFFALILIIQFTAMLFHRFGTISHILASTELNFCKKKSEDLTQDQLIDKHAVEIVKNLQRLQGIDGDYDNDSGSGPDRIARRKTIQNLEKARQPRRQIGTLDVAFKKRFLKLTADAENNPATPILTRRLTMRAETIRALEVRKNSVMAERRKSAMQTLGAKNEYGITTGAPVNNNGALPNQRSGRVSNAGISIKDVFNVNGGAAEQIYGSNGGGTINQGYEHVIDEDGDGNSLRLTTRNPHPHHQVSWSQNTNGGNGTGRL; encoded by the exons ATGTCTGCGATGCGGCATCGCCCGATGGCCCCTCCGGGGCAAGGAGCCGGAGCGGGAACCGCCGGGGAGCACGGCGACAGCGACGACAACAACTTCACCGACGACGAGAGCTCCCCCCTGACTCACGACATATACGGCGGCAG TCAACGCACCATACAAGAAACCAAGGGTTGGGATGTGTTCCGGGATCCGCCGATCAAGATTGAGACCGGATCGACGGCGAACCAGGAGTGCTTAGAATTAACCGTAAAGATCTTAAAGATCTTCGCCTATGTGATTACGTTTATCATAGTTTTAACCGGTGGCGTTATCGCCAAGGGCACAATGCTCTTCATGACCTCGCAAGTGCGCAAGGACAAAAAGATGGAGTACTGCAATAAAGACTTG GGTCGGGACAAGAGCTTCGTGGTGCGGCTCCCCGAGGAGGAGCGAGTGGCCTGGATCTGGGCGCTGCTGATAGCCTACGCCCTGCCAGAGATCGGAGCCCTGATCCGGTCGGCCCGTATCTGCTTCTTCAAGACGTTCAAGGTGCCGCGGACGGGGCACTTCCTCTTCGTCTGGCTGATGGAGAGCATGAGTGCCGTGGGCATGGCCCTGCTGATGTTCGTGGTTCTGCCCCAGATCGACGCCATCCAGGGCGCCATGCTGACCAACTGCCTGTGCGTGGTACCGGGCATCTTTGGTCTGCTGTCGCGCACCTCCAAGGAGGGCAAGCGGTTTGTGAAGGTGATCATCGACCTGGCCGCGGTGGCGGCCCAGGTGACGGGTCTGGTGATCTGGCCGCTGCTGGAAAACCGCCGAGAACTGTGGGTCATCCCGGTGGCCTGTGTGATGATCTCGTGCGGTTGGTGGGAGAACTACGTGTCGCCTCAATCCCCGCTTGGCCTGGTTCGAGCTCTGGGTCGCATCAAGGAGGAGATGAAGTACACCCGCTACTTCTGCCACATATTCCTCTCCATCTGGAAGATTCTGCTCTTCTTCACGGTCACACTACTGATCTATTGGGCCCAGGGCGAGGAGCCCGGCAATCTGTTTGCCATGTACGGAGATGCCTTTGGGCCCCACAAGATCATCGTCTACGAACTGCCCGCGGGTCTGGGCGGTGTTCTCCCTGATACCCTGGAGTCGGCCAATATAGACactgtggatgtggatgccgCCTACAACACGGTGGTGTATGTCCTGCTTCTGCAGATATTCGGCGCATACTTGTGCTACATCTTCGGCAAGTTCGCCTGCAAGATCCTCATCCAGGGATTCAGCTATGCGTTCCCCGTCAGTCTAACTGTTCCCTTGTCCGTCACGTTCCTGATCGCCGCCTGTGGCATCCGCATTGACGATCCCTGCTTCTTCCACGACACCATTCCGGACTACCTGTTCTTCACTAGCCCCTCTAACTTCCGGTTCAACAACTTCGTCACCGAGCAAATGGCCTGGGCCTGGATCCTGTGGCTGCTGAGTCAGACCTGGATCGCACTGCACATCTGGACACCCAAGTGTGAGCGTCTGGCCACCACCGAGAAGCTGTTCGTCCAGCCCATGTACTCCTCTCTGCTGATCGATCAGTCGATGGCTCTCAACAGACGGCGGGATGATCAGGCGGATGTGAAAACAGAG GATCTTTCGGAAATCGAGAAGGAAAAGGGCGATGAATACTACGAGACCATATCGGTGCACACGGACCGCTCTTCGGCACCCAACAAACCATCCATTAAGTCCTCGGACAACATCACTCGCATCTACTCCTGCGCCACCATGTGGCACGAGACCAAGGACGAGATGATTGAGTTCTTGAAGAGCATCATGCGCATGGACGAGGACCAGTGTGCTCGCCGAGTGGCGCAGAAGTATCTGAGGGTCCTCGATCCGGATTACTACGAGTTCGAAA CCCACATCTTCTTCGACGACGCCTTCGAGATCTCTGACCACAGCGATGACGACATTCAGTGCAATCGGTTCGTTAAACTGCTGATCGCCACCATGGATGAGGCTGCCTCCGAGATTCACCAGACCACGATCAGGCTGCGTCCGCCCAAGAAGTACCCCACCCCGTATGGAGGCCGCTTGGTGTGGACCCTTCCGGGAAAAACCAAGTTCATCACACATCTGAAGGACAAGGATCGTATTCGTCACAGAAAACGCTGGTCCCAGGTTATGTACATGTACTACCTGCTGGGCCATCGCCTCATGGAACTGCCCATTTCGGTAGATCGCAAGGATGCTATCGCGGAGAACACCTACCTTCTGACCCTGGACGGAGATATTGACTTCAAGCCAAATGCGGTTACCCTTCTGGTGGATTTGATGAAGAAGAACAAGAACCTGGGAGCCGCCTGTGGCCGTATTCATCCCGTGGGATCGGGACCCATGGTGTGGTACCAGTTGTTCGAGTACGCCATTGGTCATTGGCTGCAGAAGGCCACGGAGCACATGATTGGCTGTGTGCTCTGTTCCCCCGGCTGCTTCTCACTGTTCAGAGGCAAGGCCCTCATGGATGACAACGTGATGAAGAAGTACACCACGCGATCGGATGAGGCTCGTCACTATGTGCAGTACGATCAGGGCGAGGACCGTTGGCTCTGCACGCTGCTCCTGCAGAGGGGCTACCGTGTGGAGTACTCGGCTGCCAGTGATGCGTACACCCACTGTCCCGAGGGCTTCAACGAGTTCTACAACCAGCGGCGCAGATGGGTGCCCTCGACTATAGCCAACATTATGGACCTGCTGGCGGATGCAAAGCGCACAATCAAGATCAATGACAACATATCCCTGCTCTACATCTTCTACCAAATGATGTTGATGGGCGGTACGATCCTGGGACCCGGAACCATTTTCCTTATGTTGGTGGGTGCCTTTGTGGCTGCCTTCCGCATCGACAACTGGACCTCCTTCCACTACAACATTGTGCCCATCCTGGCGTTTATGTTTATCTGCTTCACGTGTAAGTCGAACATCCAATTGTTTGTGGCCCAGGTCTTATCGACAGCATATGCCCTGATTATGATGGCGGTGATTGTGGGTACGGCCTTGCAGTTGGGAGAGGACGGAATAGGTTCGCCCTCTGCCATTTTCCTGATATCTATGGTGGGCTCATTCTTCATAGCCGCATGTTTGCATCCACAAGAGTTCTGGTGCATAACATGCGGCTTGATCTATCTGCTGTCGATCCCATCTATGTACCTGCTGCTCATCCTGTACTCGATTATCAACCTCAACGTTGTCTCCTGGGGAACCCGTGAGGTGGTGGCTAAGAAGACGAAGAAGGAGCTGGAGGCGGAGAAGAAGGCCGCCGAGGAGGCGAAGAAGCGGGTGAAGCAGAAGAGCATGCTGAGCTTCCTTCAAAGCGGAATAGGAGATAATGGCGATGAGGAGGGCTCCGTGGAGTTCTCGCTCGCCGGACTCTTCCGCTGCATATTCTGCACCCACGGAAAGACCTCCGATGAAAAGCAGCAGCTGACCTCCATCGCCGAATCGCTGGACACGATCAAAACTAGGATGGACACCATCGAGAGTGCTGTCGATCCCCACGGTCATCATGCCTCCCGACACGGAAGGAGAAGGACCACCTCCAGTGGCTCCAAGGATCACCACTTGCTGACCTCGGTGGCGGAGAAGTCAGGAGATGAATCGGACGAATCGGATTCGGACACTTCCGCGGAACCAAAGCAGGAGCGAGATTTCCTAACCAACCCGTACTGGATCGAGGATCCGGATGTGCGAAAGGGTGAGGTTGACTTCCTGTCCAGCACGGAGATCCAGTTCTGGAAGGACCTCATTGACCAGTACCTCTATCCCATCGACAATGATCCAGTGGAGCAG GTCCACATATCCAAGGAGTATCTGCAGCTGGAACCGATTGGTCTGGTATTTGTGTTCTTCTTTGCCCTTATTTTGATAATTCAGTTTACGGCCATGTTGTTCCATCGATTCGGAACCATCTCGCATATCTTGGCCTCAACTGAACTGAACTTCTGCAAGAAGAAATCAGAGGATCTTACACAGGATCAACTAATAGATAAG CATGCAGTGGAGATCGTAAAGAACTTGCAGAGACTACAGGGCATCGATGGAGATTATGACAATGATTCCGGTTCCGGCCCAGATCGTATAGCTAGGCGAAAGACCATCCAAAATCTGGAGAAGGCGCGGCAGCCGCGTCGCCAAATCGGCACCCTGGATGTGGCTTTTAAGAAGCGGTTCCTGAAACTCACTGCCGATGCGGAGAACAAtcctgccacgcccattctcaCCCGCCGCCTCACAATGCGAGCCGAGACAATCAGGGCATTGGAGGTGCGCAAGAATTCGGTGATGGCCGAGAGGCGGAAGTCCGCCATGCAGACTCTGGGTGCGAAGAACGAGTACGGGATTACCACTGGGGCCCCG GTCAACAACAATGGAGCTCTGCCCAATCAAAGAAGCGGACGCGTTTCAAATGCCGGCATAAGCATCAAGGATGTGTTCAATGTTAACGGAGGTGCTGCTGAG CAAATTTACGGCTCGAATGGGGGCGGGACGATCAACCAGGGCTACGAGCACGTGATTGACGAGGACGGCGATGGCAACTCTCTGCGGCTGACCACCCGGAACCCTCACCCGCATCACCAGGTTTCCTGGAGCCAGAACACCAACGGCGGCAATGGTACAGGCCGCTTGTGA